The genome window CCACCTCGCTGGCGAAAGGCGAAATGACACCCCGGAAAACATCAAGGTAGTTGGGGGTATCCTCAGGGAAGCGCCTTATTTCCCCCACTTGGCCTAGCCAGCACTCCTCTAGGGCCACGCTATGGTCCAGCACGGGCACGGCGTAGACCACTTCCCCCGATGGCCTCACCAGGAGTACCGAAAAGGCCGCGACGTTCCAGCGCATGTCCGTGATGTAACGGATGTTTGCCCGGCCAAAGAGCACCACCGCCTCGAACCCCTTGCCCGCGGCGAGGCTCGCAATGCGGTTCAGCCTTTCCTGGAGTCTCAACGTGCCGGCACCCCGCCCGAGCGGGTGCCTTCCCCCCTTCTCGCCAGAGGTTAGACAGTCCCTGGGATCGCGGCCGCAGGCGCTGGCTCTAGAGCACCCCTACCTCCTCCTCCATCTCTGGGTTCACCAGGTAGACCGTCTTGGGCACCCTCGACTCAACGCTGGAGTCCGCCTGGCTCGCCAGTTCCAGCACATACATCTCCGAGAGAGCCGGCCCCAGGATGGTATCCACGGCCTCCGCCTCAATACCCGCCAGGGCAGCCAGGTCCTTCCGCTCGATGTAGGGGTTTTCGAGCACTAATTTGAGAAGGCCCTTGAGCCCGGGTTCCCGGCTAACCAGATCCTTCACTGACATTCAAGGCCCCCCTTTGTCACTTCACCAGTTCTTCCACGGGAACGTAGTCCATGTCATATCCGAAACACCTGGGACCGAAGAGCTTCGTTATGCCGAACTCCGTGCGCATCCTCTCGTGGGCTGGCAGGAGCAGGATGGTCCCCCGGTACCCATACTTCATGATGTCGGTCCTGATGGGCTCACCGGTCTCGGTATCCAGTATGGCGATGAGATCCGGCGGGAGGCACATGATGCGCCCGTCCACCCGCAGGTTCAGCCACTCGTTCTGGAAGTCCAGTTCCGCGATGCTCCCCTTGTGGTCATCTATGCCATCCATGGTGATCCGTCCCATGGTGAAGCCCTTGGTGCTCTCCCCGCCGAACTCCCGGTTTATGTCCACGATCTTGCCCCGGAAGACCGAATAGCCTTCCACGTCCCTGGCTTCCTTGAGGGCCTTGAGGATCTCATCGATGGGCGGCAGGTGCTTCTCCCGGGCCCTGCTCACTGCCTTGCCCACCTCCCAGGCGATGCTCTGGGAGTTCAGTATGGAACTTTCCTTAGCCTGCTTCCCTGTCATGGGATATGAGGCGATCCAAGAGATCCCGCCGTAAGCCATGGCCACCCTGCGGCAAATGGTCTCCGCCAGGTGATCATCAGGTCCCGTGTCTATCACCGTGACATTGTGACGGTCATCTGCGGACACCGCCGGGGAAGCATGCACCCCGAAGGTGACCCACGAGGTCATTTGCAGCTCTGGGAAGGCCCGGTTCATGCCGTCAACATCCAGCACGGGAACACCAAGCTCGGCTGCGGCGGCATAGGCCACCGGGGAGTTGACCCCTCCACACTCCACGGGCACGGTCCCCTCCAGCTTCTGCCCCATGTAGCGTTCCAGGCGATCGATAGCCACGTTGATCACGTCGCTCCTGGGAGGCTTCTCCGTCAACACCAGGGCTGCCCCCAGGCAGGCCGGGCTCGCCACCAAGATGTCATCGGGCACATCCATGGGGTCAACCATGACCATCTTCTTGCCTTCGTCCAGCACCTTGTAGGCCCAGAGAAGCCCTATCTCCGGATCCCCTCCCCCGCCCGTGGCCAGGATGGAGGCCCCCAGGGTGATCTCGGCAATGGCCTTCTTGTCGATAATCTTGTAGTTCTTAGCGCCCCACTGCTTGACCATATCCAGAGCGTCCATGCGTTAACCTCCTTGTAGGCAGCCCCTGAGCCTAGATCCGGGCCTTGCCCTTCACGCGGATCCTTATCTTCTCGCGCTTGCCCGGCATGTAGGCAAAGGGAACCTCCTCGATATCCACCACCGTGACGCTCTCCCGGAGGGCGCCAGCGCTCTCGGCGTTGTCCTTGGCCTTCTCCGTGACGAAGTCAATGGCCTCGTCCCGGTTCTCCGTCTCAAGGTCCACTACACCCTCGGCATAGGCGCCTATCTCCGCAATGGTGGTGCCGATTGCCCCGCCAACCTCGAAGTGCAGGGGCGTCAGAACCTCGGTCACACCGTCCAGGTCCACGGGCACGACCAGGGCGCCGCCGCCAATGAATATGGCAGGGACCTTGCCCGCAGCCGTTTTCATCTGGTCTATGGCAGTCTCCACCGTCTCCTTCACCTGGAGGCGTGCCTCCTCCATGACCTCCCTGGGAACCGCCTTCACCTTGTCAGGATGCGTGACGTAGTCGGTGTCGAAGATATCCAGCTTCGAGGCGAGCCTCCCGGTACCCACGGCGACATCGTGAACAGTGAGGAGGGGGCCCCCGTAGGACTTGCCCATCCTCACCAGGTTGTAGCCTACACTCTCAGGGCCGAGGCCCGTAACCTTGCCGCCCTTGGTCTTCACGATAGTCCCGCCACCCAGGGCAATGGAAAGAAGGTCAGGACAACGAATGTTTGTCTTGACACCACCAATGTTCACGGTGATTGAGCTCTCCCGGGGAAACCCCTTCACGATGTAGGCCACATCAGTGGAGGTGCCACCCACATCCACCACAGCGCCGTCCTCGATGCCCGAGAGGAATACCGCCCCCCGGACGCTGGCCGCTGGACCTGAAGCCACTGTGAAGATGGGATAGTCCACGGCGTAGTCCGCCGTCATGACACTTCCGTCGTTCTGCACTATGAAAAGCGGGGCATCCACGGACTTCTCCTTCATGGCCGCCCTCACCGCGCCCACCGCCCGGCGCATGCAGGTGATGACCGAGGCGTTGAGGATGGTGGAGTTCTCCCTCTCCAGGATGGAAATGGAGGCGATCCTGTGGGACATGCTCACGTGAACCTCGTCCCCCAGCTCCTCCTGGACTATGGCGGCCACCCGCTCCTCGTGGTCGGGCTTCATTGGGGAAAAAACCCCGGTTATGGCCACCGAGTCAATCCGGCCCTTCATGGCGCGGCAGGCTCCAGCCACCGCCTTCTCGTCCAGGGGTACTATGTCCCGGCCGTCATACTCAGAACCGCCGTGGATCAGGTGGACATTCTGGATACCGCCGATGGCGTTCTTCAGATCCTCGGGCCACCCGGTAAGGGGCGGGATTGCAGTGGTAGCCGGGAGTGCTAGCCTGAATACACCCACATTGTTGAGGCCGCGCCGCTCAATGATGGCATTGGTGGTATGCGTGGTGCCCAGGGACACCATGCCTATACTCCTGGCATCCACCCCGGGGTCGCTCAGGAGCTTCTCCAGGGCGTTGATTATGCCGGTGGTGACGTCCTCGGTGGTCAGCGTCTTGGTCTTCGCCACCACATCACTGCCGCGCACCACCACCCCATCGGTAAAGGTGCCACCTACGTCAAAGCCCACTCGGAGATCCTTCAACTCGCTTCAACCTCCTTCTCAAACGCTGCTAAGAGGGCACAGAGGTTAGTCCCAGAGGTCTCCGAAGCCGTACTGCCCGCCCAGCCCCCAGGCAGCCAACTCTTCCTTGGGAGGGGTCTCGTACCCATACTTCTTTGAATGCAGCCAGGAAAAGCGCTGGCCCAGCTCCACCAGGAACTCGGCATACTTGAGCGGAGCCAGGATGGCATCGATCACAGGCACCCCTACGTGTGCCTGGAGCTCCTTATAGAAGCCGAACTGGATTGTGCACCCGAGTATGATGACCTCCGCCTTGTCCTTTTCCACGGCCTCCTCGGCGGCGGCCATGAGGCGGCGCCTGGTCTCGTTCTCGTCCCTGTGGAAGTCGTGGACCCCAAGGCCAACGGGTTTGAAGGAGGCCAGCCGGTCCTTGAAACCGTACTTGTACACGTTCTCCTTCATGGCTGGCACCCACTTTGTGCGCCCGACTATCACTGAGAACTTATCCCCCAGGGTAGTAGCGATGTGCATGCAAGCCTCGGCGGGGGCCGTCACAACCATCCTATCAGTGATCTCCCGGGCCTCTCTCAGCCCAGGGTCGTAGAAGCAGCCAATGACAGCGGCATCATAGCCGTCCTTCTCAGCCCTCTTCACCGCATGGAGCGTATCCACCATTACAAGGGCTTCGTAGTAGTGGTACTCCAGGTGCTGGGGGCCCTTTTGCAGAGACACCACATCCACCGTGGTATCCGCCATCTTCTCCTGGTCAAAGATCTCCTTGATCGGGGCATCGAACAGCGATGTCCCCACCGGATTGATCCAGAGTATCCGCCTTGCCATCGAGTACACCTCCTAATTGCCAGTTATATGGGTCACGCTGGTAGGTAGAGAGCAGCCTGCACCCGTCCTGGGTCACCAGGGCCACATCCTCGATCCTGACCCCTCCCATGCCCGGGATGTATACCCCGGGCTCGATGGCCAGCACCATGCCTTCAGCCAAGCGCATGGACTCCTGGGGGGCAAGGGAGGGCTTCTCGTGCAGCCGGAGCCCGATGCCGTGCCCTGTGCGGTGGATGAAGTTGGCGCTGTACCCCCGGGCAGACACAACAGCCCTGGCCACGCTGTCCACCTCAGAACAGGGCACCCCTGGTCCTATGTGCTTGAGGGCCTCCTCCTCGGCCTGGAGCACGGTCTCGTAGATGTCCAGGTAGTAGTGGGAGGGCATGCCCATGACGAAGGTCCTGGTCATGTCGGAGCAGTACCCCTCATACACGGCACCCAGGTCCATCATGACGATGTCGCCCTCCCCGATGACCCTCCGGCTAGACTCCCCGTACACGAGCGCCGTCCGGGGTCCTGAGAGCACCCTCACATCAAAGGCGGCGCCTTCAGCCCCGGCCTCCATCATGACCCTGTGGGCGTGGAGGGCCACCTCCAATTCCGTCCGCTGGTGCTCCTTGAGGAACTCGAGGGACGAGTCCAAAGCCGCCTGGGCAATTTGCACCGCCCGTTCGATTGCGGAAACCTCCTCGGGTTCCTTCACTGTTCTCATCTCACTGAAGAACACGCTGGTATCCACGAATCTGACGCCAGGCATCACACTCTCAAGGTTTTGCGCCTCCATGAGGCTCAGGCAGTCCACCTCCACCCCCAGCCGGGCTTTCCCCCTTACCCCCAGCATGCCTAGGCCCCGGGCCAGCCCCTCGAAGGGGTCCTCCCCGTCCCTGCAAGTGATGATCCTCTCCACTGGGACCACCGCCTGTGCCCTGGCGAGGTCCAGCTCAGGCACAAAGAGGAAGGGAGGGTAACCTCGGGGTAGGATGACACCGGAGAGCCTTTCGTAGGATCTCCGAGGGAAGGCCGTGAGGTACCTCATGTTCTCAGGGCCTTTGACAAACACCGCGTCCAGGTCCTCCCTGGCCATCCAGGCCTGGACCCTCTTGACCCGGAAATCCCTCACGCTACTGTCCCCTCTCGGGAAAGGCATCAGGCCTTGCTGGTCATGGCCGCCTTCTGCCTGGCATCCTGTGTGGCCGCCCGGTCCACGGACCCGTCCGCGCCGAGGACCACTCCATAGACATCCCTGGCCTCTTCCACGCTGATATAGCCGTCCTCCACATCGGCCTTGACCATCTCCTGGTCGCGTTCGAGGGGATTACCGTAGCCGCCGCCCCCGCCAGTGATGAGTCTCACCAGGTCCCCCTTATTGATGGGATAGCGAGCGAAGGTGGACCCTGTGTAGGGTTCCTCTTCTCCATGCCTGTAGATCTCCACGCCGTTTCCGGTTCCCGCGCCTCCGCCGTCAACCCCCCAGGGTGGGAAGTCTACCCGGCTCACTATTGTGGTGAGCTCGCCACGGCTGTTCAAGAGGCGGTAGTCCCTGACCAACCCGTACCCGCCCCGGAACTTACCTGCCCCTGACTTGGGGAGTAACGCATACTGCTCCACCATGATGGGATACTTGGTCTCAGCCACCTCCACAGGGATGACAAAGGTCTCACCGTCGACGATGGACACCAGGCCGTTCTGGCCGTCACGGTCTATTCCTGCCCCCCAACCCCCTGCCTGGGGCTCACACAGCACAAAGGGCTCACCAGTGGAGTCGCCGATGCCTCCTAGAATCGTACCGAGGATGCTCAGGAAGTGCCCTGCGGTAATCCTCTCGGGGAGAACCGGGGCTAAGGCCTTGAACACCAGGTCCGAAACGAACCCGATGGGCTCCCAGTGACAGGACACCGGGGCAGGCCGTGTAGCCGTGAACACCGTGCCCTCCGGAGCCACGAACTTGAGGGGGCGGTAGAAACCCTCGTTGGGGTGGGCCTTGGGGTTCATGATGGCGTGGTAGGCCACCCTGGCCGCCGCCAGGGCCCCCACCCGGGCACAGTTGACAGGTGCAGCCACCTGGCCACCGGAGCCCGTGAGATCAATCGTGAAGTCCTCATCGGTGATGGTCACCTCACACCTGGCGGGTATGTGATCGATCCCCCTGGCCATGGTGTCGAAGAAGTCCTCCACGACAAAGGTACCCTTAGGCAGCCGGGCCAGTTCCTGCCGGGCCAGCTGCTCGCCCTGGTCAAGGATCAGGTTCACGCTGGCCAGCACTGTGTCTTTCCCATACTTCTTGCACAGCTCCACCACACGGCGCTCCCCCGTGCGAAGGGACGCGCACTGCGCGTACAGGTCCCCAACGGTCATGCTGGGGGTGCGGCAGTTCGCCGCTATCATGTCCCGGACAGCCTCGTTCAGGCGGCCCTCCTCGTATGCCTTTATGATGGGGAACTGCAGCCCTTCCTGGTAGATCTCCGTGGAGTCCGTGGTCCAGCTCCCCAGGGCCATACCCCCGATCTCGTTCCAGTGCCCCTTGTTCGCGGCAAAGGCCACCAGTTCGCCACCTGCGAAGATGGGCATCACCGCGGAAACATCGCAAAGGTGAGTCCCGCTCCCTGTGTAGGGGTCATTGGTGAGTATGATGTCCCCTGGCTTGAGCCCCTCAACCCCGAACTTGGCCAGCGCCGATATGACCGAGTATGTCAGGGTGGCCAGGAACCCCGTGACACCGCTGGCCTGCCCTATGAGTTGTCCCTTGGCATCCGTAAGGCCGCAGGCACAGTCCATGACCTCGTAGATGATGGTGCTCTGGCTGGTCCTGCCCCAGGCGACGAACATCTCTTCCGAGGCCGATATCAGTGACTGGGCCACTATCTCACTTGTAAATGGGTCAACCTTGGCCATTTTCACACCCCCGTGGTGAGGACTAGGTCGCCGTAGTCGTCAACCTCCAGCGCTTGACCGGGGAACACAACAGTAACGGAAGCCCCCTCTTCCACCACGGCGGGCCCTTCCAGAGAGTGTCCTGGACCCAAGAGGTTCCGGTCGTACACCATAGTCTCAAGACGGCCGCAATCGTCAAAGTCCACGAGCCTCTTACCCCGGGTGGCCTGGTCCAGTCTCCCTGCCGGAGCCATGCGGGCCAGCTGGGGCTTGGGAACGGTGCCCAGGGCCGTGAGGTGGAAGTTGACGAACTCGGCAGGGGCGCCGTCCAGCTTGAAGGTGTAGTGCAGCTCATGAAGGTCATCAAAGGATGCCCTGGCGGCGTCCAGGTCAGCGGGGCCCCTGAGCGTGCCGGGTACCGGCGTCTTCACGGCATGTTCCTGTCCCAGGTACCTGACGTCACCATACCTGCGGAACACTATGCGATCCTCGGACACACCCTGGCCCCTCAGGACCTCGGCAGCCTCCTGCTCCATGGCCTTGAAGATGCTATTGATATCATCAATGGCAGCGTGCTCCATAGGGAGGATCCTGGTCTCTATCAAGTCCTGCCTGAGGTCGGTGAGAAGCATCCCCCAGGCGGAGAAGGTGGCGGGTATCCGAGGTATGATTGTCTTCTTGATCTGCAGTTCCCTGGCAAGGGCCGCAGCGTGAACAGGCCCGCTACCCCCCATGGCCACCATGGCGAACTCCCTGGGGTCATAACCCCGGCGCAGGGACACCAGCTTGATGGCCGTCATCATGTTGGCATTTGCCAGGCGTATGACGCCCAGGGCAGCATCCTCCAGGGTTATGTCGAAGTGCCGGGCTATGGTGGCAATAGCATCCCTCGCCTTCTGGGCGTCCAGGGGAAACTCTCCACCCAGGAACCGCTGGGGGTCGATCCTCCCGGCCACCACATTGGCGTCGGTAACAGTGGGATCCGTGCCTCCCCGGCCGTAGCAGGCTGGCCCAGGGTCGGCTCCGGCGCTCCTGGGACCCACCTTAAGGGCTCCAACCTCATCGATCCAGGCAATGCTGCCCCCGCCCGCCCCTATTTCCACGACGTCCACCACGGGCACCTTGATGGGATAGCCCGCAAAGGCTGGTGTCCACTCGATCTTGTAGTCGGTGGTCACCCTCACCTCACCCTTGTGGATGAGGGAGGCCTTAGCCGTGGTGCCGCCGCTGTCCAGGGATATTATGTTCTCCTCACCCAGGATCTCCCCGAGGGCTGTCGCGCCTATGACGCCCCCCACAGGGCCTGACTCCACGAGGTTGATGGGGGTCTCTTTGGCCCTGGGGAAGGAGGCTGTGCCGCCGTTGGACTGCATGGCGTGGGGCGCCACCCCCAGGCTCTTCTCCCGCAGGCGGGTGTCCAGGGTATCCAGGTAGCGCTTGGCTGCCGGCTGGACGTAGGCATTCAGCACCGCGGTGCTGGTGCGCTCGTACTCGCGCCACTCCTTGATGAGGCTGGAGGAGGTGGTGACGGCGATGCCCGGCAGGTGTTCCCTCAGGATCTCCTCGCACCTCTTCTCATTCCCGGGATTAGCATAGGAGTGAAGGAAGCACACAGCGATGGCCTCCACCCCGGCATCCCGGCACCTCTTGGCGATACTTGCGACCTCCGCCTCGGGCAGGGGCCTCAGCATCTTGCCCCTGGCGTTCACCCGCTCGTCGACCTCAAAGCGGAGGGCGCGCCGGACAAAGGGTACCGGCTTCCTGTAGTAGAGGTTGTAGATGTCAGGGCGGTTCGCCCGCCCGATCTCCAGCACGTCCCTGAAGCCCTTGGTGGTTATCAGGGCGGCCTTGGCCCCCTTCCTCTCCGTGAGGGCATTGATGACTATTGTCGTGCCGTGAGTGAAGTAGCTGGCTTCATCCAGGGGCAGCCCAGCCTTTTCCAGGACATTGAGCACCCCCAGGCCGAAGTCAGCCGGAGTGGTGTGGGCCTTCTCTTCCCGGACATTCCCGGTCCTCTCGTCCAGGTATACCAGGTCGGTGAAGGTTCCACCGATGTCTACTGCAATTCTGTAGCTCATTCACTCTCCCCCTTGGCAACAGGTGTCCCCTCGGCCTCTCTAGGCTCCCCCGTCCCGCCATCTACCTGGCAGGGCTCGTACTTGTGGCACGCAACCTGGTGCCCCATTTCCACCATGACCAGGTCCGGCCTTGACTGGGCGCATAGTTCCATCCGGTCAGGGCACCGCGGGTGGAAGCCGCACCCCGGGGGAACATTGACGGGACTTGGGATCTCACCCCGGGACATGATCTTGGTGGGCCTGAGCCTCTCTTCTTCTTCAGATACCACGGGAACGGAGGATATAAGCATCTTCGTGTAGGGGTGCAAGGGCCTGTGAAAGAACTCCGAGGCTAAAGAAACCTCTACGATCCTGCCCAGGTACATTATGGCGATGCGGGTGGCCACATTCCGCATGACGCTGAGGTCATGGGTGATGAACAGGTACGAGAAGTTGTAGGTCTTCTGCAGCTCAAGGAGCAGGTTGATGACCTTGGCCTGCTGGGAAACATCCAGGGCTGACGTGGGTTCGTCCAGGACAATGAGGGAGGGGTTCACCGCCAGGGCCCTGGCCACTGCCACAGACTGCTTCTCCCCTTCCCCCAGCTCCAGCGGGTGCTTGTGAATGAAACTCGCCGGGAGCTGGACCCGCTCCAGGAGTTCCCTGACCTTTTGGGTCACCTCGCTTGGAGGCACTATGCCGTGGACCCCAAGGGGCATCCCCAGGATCTGCCGGATGGTCTGCCTTGGGTTCAGGGAAGTGCCGGGGTCCTGGAAGACTATCTGGATCCCCTTCTTCAGGGACTTGGGGCGACGGCCCCCTCCCGATATATCGCGGCCGCGGAAGAGTATCCGGCCCCCGGTGGCGCTGTATATCCCCACCACAGTGTAGGCCACAGTGCTCTTGCCAGACCCGGACTCCCCTACCAAGCCAAGGGTCTCACCCTCGTCCAGGCCGATGCTCACCCCATCCACGGCCTTAACCGTACCCTGAGCGGTGAAGAAGTACTTCTTGAGTTCCTCGATCCTGAGTATCTGCTCTCCCAATTTAAGCACTCCTATAGCAGGCTACTTTGTGTTCCTCCCCCACCTCGAAGAAGGGTGGCTTCTCCTTGGCGCACACATCCATCCTTCCATCGCACCTGGGATGGAAGCGGCATCCTGTGGGTGGATTCACATACTCGGGGACCCTCCCCGGTATGCCTTGGGCTATGCCGCCCCCGGTGAGCTTGGGTACCGCCTGCAGCAGCCCGAGAGTGTACGGGTGAAGGGGGTTCCGGAAGAGATCCTTAGTCCTGGCCACCTCTACAGCCCGGCCTGCGTACATCACGTACACCCTGTCCATCCACTCCCTGATTACCCCAAGAGAGTGCTCTATGTAGAGGGTGGCGGTGTTCCTCTTCATCACAGACTCGATGAGGAGGCGGAGTATCTGGTCCTGAATGGTCACGTCCAGGGCGGTCCCAGGTTCATCGGCTATGAGGAGGTCCGCGTCGGACACCAAGGCAAGGGCTATGCACACCCTTTGCTTCATGCCACCACTAAGCTGGACCGGGTAGTTATGCAACAGCCTATCGGGGTCAGGCAGGGCTGCCTCCCTCAAGGCCCGGATGGCGCGTTCCCTGACCTCCCGGGCGGGCAGGCGTCGCCCCACCTTCCTTACCGCATGGTGCCGGATGACATCCTCCATCTGCTGCCCGATGGTAAAAACGGGGTTAAGAGCGGCAGAGGGGTTCTGGAAGATAGCCGTGGCCTCAACCCCCCTGATCCGGTGCAACTCCTTCTCTCCAGCCTTCAGGAGGTCTTGTCCCTTGAAGATGATCCCTCCAGAATTAACACGCCCTGCGGGGCTCGGCAGTATCCCCAGGATCGAGCGCATGGTGGTGGTCTTGCCGCAACCGGTCTCCCCGACCAGGCCCACCCTTTCCCCACGGCGCACCTCCAGGCTCATACCGTCCAACACCTTGAGCTGGCCTTCATATGACCGGTAGCTCACCGAGAGGTCCTTGACTTCCAGGATCTTCTCCGTCATGCTAGACCTCCTCCACGGCCAGCATGTCTCTGAGCCCGTCACCCAGGAGGTTGAAGCCCAGAACGATGATGACGATGGCCAGAGCGGGGAACACCGTCATCCACCACTGGTCCGGCATGTACTTGGCACCGTCAGCCACCATGGTACCAAGGTCAGGGGTGGGCGGCTGGGCCCCCAATCCGACGAAGCTGAGGCTGGACGCGATGATGATCACGAACCCCAGATCCAGGGTCATCTTGGTGAAGATGGCGGAGACACAGTTCGGGAGGATCTCCCGGAACAGGATGTGCATCCTGCTGGCTCCCGTGACCTGAGCCGCCTGCACGAAGAACTCATTCTGCAAAGACGATGCGATCCCGTATATGAGCCGCGCGTACCACGGCCACCACATAAGGGTGACCGCCACCATTGAGTAGAACACATTCGGCGGCAGCACCGCAGTGATGGCCATGGCCAGGATCAGCGGGGGCACCGAGAGAAAGACATCGGTGATCCTCATGATCACTGTATCCACCCAGGTATCCCTGAAGTACCCGGCCACCAGCCCCGCCACGATCCCCGGGGGAGCAGCCAGGCCGATGACCACGAAGCCCATGATCAGGGAGAACCTGAACCCGAAGATGATGCGGGTCAGTATGTCGCGACCCACCGCGTCAGTGCCCAGCCAGTGGGCGGCGCTGGGCGACTGCATGGTATTGGCGAAGTCCACGTAGGCACCCCTGTGCTCCGGGTAAGGGGTCAGCCAGGGAGCGAAGATCGCAAGGAGGATGACCGCCACCACTATGGAGAGACCTAGGATGGACAGGTAGTTACGGGAGAACTTGTACCATGCCCTGTGGAAGCTGTCTTTCTGGGCGTACCACCAGTCATCACCCCAAGCCTTGGACATCTCTACAGGGCACAAGTGCGATCCCTCCTCAACCTGATACGAGGATCCAGGTAGGCCACGGCAATGTCCACGATGATGTTAACAGTGACAAAGGTGATACCAAGGATCATGACCACCGCGGCTACGGCATTAAGGTCTTTCCTCAGAATGGCCGCCACGCCGTAGCGGGAGAGTCCCGGCCAGTTGAATACCATCTCCACTAAGAATGCGTTGCTCAAGAGGGCCGCGAAGTCCAGGCCCAGTATGGAGACAGTGGGTATGAGCGACGGTTTCAGAAGGTACTTGAACATGATGCGGCGTTCCGGGATCCCATAGGCCCTGTGCGCCAGGATGTAGTCCTTCTGCAGGTTGTCGCTCATGCTGGAGCGGGCGATCCTTGCCTGCTGGGAAAGGCCCGCCATGGAGAGGCTGAGCGCTGGGAGCAACAGGTGAGTCAACGCGCTGAAGAAAGCCCGGAAGTTGCCTGTGATCAGGCTGTCGATGGTGATCATCCCCGTGATTACCGGAGGGGGCTTGATCCCTGCAGCCAGGCGCCCGGAAATGGGGAACACGTCCAGGAGGTACCCGAACAAAAGCACGAAGATCACGGCAAACACGAAGGCTGGCGTCACCACTCCCAGGTAGGATATGATCCTGACTATGTTGTCAACCCAGCTATTTCGCTTCTGGACAGACAGCGTGCCAAGGAGTATTCCGAACACCGTCATGATGGCCCCCGCGTAGATGGCCAGCTCGAAGGTGGCCGGCAGAAAGGCCCTGATGTCGTGGCCTACACTCCTCCTGGTGTAGAGGGACATCCCGAAGTCTCCCTTGAGAACGCTCTCGAGCCAGATCCCATACTGCATGTAAAGGGGTTTATCCAGGTGCATCTCCCGGGAGACCTTCTGTACCACCTCCTGGGGGGCCCTGGCGCCCAGGGCCAGCCGCACGGGGTCCCCCGGGACCACCCGGGCGATGATGAATATCAGGATCGACAGGCCCAAGAGTACTCCGATGGAGAGCATAAGGCGCCTTGCTATGAAGGTTTGAAGTTTCATCCCAAGACCTCATTCCGCGCAGTTTCGCCTAAACCTTGAGGGGAAGGAGGGCGGGAGGCCGTGCAACCCGCCCTCCGTGAGACATCTAGCTGCCCATCAACTGGGCCCGCTTGACCGGGTCCACGCGAATGAAACGCGCGTCGAAGTTGTACCCCATCACCGGTATGGGGGCCTTTATCTGGGGCCACTCAACGTACGCTGACTGGTACGCGTGGCGCTCCATGTTATCGTAGACGAATACACTGGGTGAGAGTTCTACGATCTTTTCCTGGATATCCCTGTATATCCCCATCCTCTCGTCGATGTCAACGGTCCTCATTGCGGTCTCTATCATCTCGTCTATCTCCGGGTCCAACAGCCACTCGGTCTGCTCCCAGCTGCCAGTGTTTGCGGAGTGATACTTGGCCTCCAGCACGGACCCAGCCTCGGCGTAGTGGGGCGCCACCCAGATGCTGGCTATGTG of Bacillota bacterium contains these proteins:
- a CDS encoding DUF917 domain-containing protein, coding for MDALDMVKQWGAKNYKIIDKKAIAEITLGASILATGGGGDPEIGLLWAYKVLDEGKKMVMVDPMDVPDDILVASPACLGAALVLTEKPPRSDVINVAIDRLERYMGQKLEGTVPVECGGVNSPVAYAAAAELGVPVLDVDGMNRAFPELQMTSWVTFGVHASPAVSADDRHNVTVIDTGPDDHLAETICRRVAMAYGGISWIASYPMTGKQAKESSILNSQSIAWEVGKAVSRAREKHLPPIDEILKALKEARDVEGYSVFRGKIVDINREFGGESTKGFTMGRITMDGIDDHKGSIAELDFQNEWLNLRVDGRIMCLPPDLIAILDTETGEPIRTDIMKYGYRGTILLLPAHERMRTEFGITKLFGPRCFGYDMDYVPVEELVK
- a CDS encoding hydantoinase/oxoprolinase family protein, which produces MKDLRVGFDVGGTFTDGVVVRGSDVVAKTKTLTTEDVTTGIINALEKLLSDPGVDARSIGMVSLGTTHTTNAIIERRGLNNVGVFRLALPATTAIPPLTGWPEDLKNAIGGIQNVHLIHGGSEYDGRDIVPLDEKAVAGACRAMKGRIDSVAITGVFSPMKPDHEERVAAIVQEELGDEVHVSMSHRIASISILERENSTILNASVITCMRRAVGAVRAAMKEKSVDAPLFIVQNDGSVMTADYAVDYPIFTVASGPAASVRGAVFLSGIEDGAVVDVGGTSTDVAYIVKGFPRESSITVNIGGVKTNIRCPDLLSIALGGGTIVKTKGGKVTGLGPESVGYNLVRMGKSYGGPLLTVHDVAVGTGRLASKLDIFDTDYVTHPDKVKAVPREVMEEARLQVKETVETAIDQMKTAAGKVPAIFIGGGALVVPVDLDGVTEVLTPLHFEVGGAIGTTIAEIGAYAEGVVDLETENRDEAIDFVTEKAKDNAESAGALRESVTVVDIEEVPFAYMPGKREKIRIRVKGKARI
- a CDS encoding aspartate/glutamate racemase family protein, coding for MARRILWINPVGTSLFDAPIKEIFDQEKMADTTVDVVSLQKGPQHLEYHYYEALVMVDTLHAVKRAEKDGYDAAVIGCFYDPGLREAREITDRMVVTAPAEACMHIATTLGDKFSVIVGRTKWVPAMKENVYKYGFKDRLASFKPVGLGVHDFHRDENETRRRLMAAAEEAVEKDKAEVIILGCTIQFGFYKELQAHVGVPVIDAILAPLKYAEFLVELGQRFSWLHSKKYGYETPPKEELAAWGLGGQYGFGDLWD
- a CDS encoding Xaa-Pro peptidase family protein, with the translated sequence MRDFRVKRVQAWMAREDLDAVFVKGPENMRYLTAFPRRSYERLSGVILPRGYPPFLFVPELDLARAQAVVPVERIITCRDGEDPFEGLARGLGMLGVRGKARLGVEVDCLSLMEAQNLESVMPGVRFVDTSVFFSEMRTVKEPEEVSAIERAVQIAQAALDSSLEFLKEHQRTELEVALHAHRVMMEAGAEGAAFDVRVLSGPRTALVYGESSRRVIGEGDIVMMDLGAVYEGYCSDMTRTFVMGMPSHYYLDIYETVLQAEEEALKHIGPGVPCSEVDSVARAVVSARGYSANFIHRTGHGIGLRLHEKPSLAPQESMRLAEGMVLAIEPGVYIPGMGGVRIEDVALVTQDGCRLLSTYQRDPYNWQLGGVLDGKADTLDQSGGDIAVRCPDQGDL
- a CDS encoding hydantoinase B/oxoprolinase family protein, with product MAKVDPFTSEIVAQSLISASEEMFVAWGRTSQSTIIYEVMDCACGLTDAKGQLIGQASGVTGFLATLTYSVISALAKFGVEGLKPGDIILTNDPYTGSGTHLCDVSAVMPIFAGGELVAFAANKGHWNEIGGMALGSWTTDSTEIYQEGLQFPIIKAYEEGRLNEAVRDMIAANCRTPSMTVGDLYAQCASLRTGERRVVELCKKYGKDTVLASVNLILDQGEQLARQELARLPKGTFVVEDFFDTMARGIDHIPARCEVTITDEDFTIDLTGSGGQVAAPVNCARVGALAAARVAYHAIMNPKAHPNEGFYRPLKFVAPEGTVFTATRPAPVSCHWEPIGFVSDLVFKALAPVLPERITAGHFLSILGTILGGIGDSTGEPFVLCEPQAGGWGAGIDRDGQNGLVSIVDGETFVIPVEVAETKYPIMVEQYALLPKSGAGKFRGGYGLVRDYRLLNSRGELTTIVSRVDFPPWGVDGGGAGTGNGVEIYRHGEEEPYTGSTFARYPINKGDLVRLITGGGGGYGNPLERDQEMVKADVEDGYISVEEARDVYGVVLGADGSVDRAATQDARQKAAMTSKA